Proteins encoded within one genomic window of Spiroplasma sabaudiense Ar-1343:
- the ileS gene encoding isoleucine--tRNA ligase, translating into MANYKDTLLIQTTEFEMRAGLKDKEPGIQKKWKEQNIYNQKLKLNDKKPLFVLHDGPPYANGSIHVGHALNKTLKDFIVRWKNSSGYKSPYIMGWDTHGLPIETAIAKTGVDRKKVAPEVFRDLCRDYAIEQVENQKKGFARLGIFTDDSVVYKTLDHDFEMSQLKLFAKLVDKGLVYKDLKPIFWSPSSETALAEAEIEYKDVKSPSMYIAAKITDTKAWNLENDFAVVWTTTPWTIPANQLIAAGPEIEYVLIKPEQDNRRFIIAKNLLDSVSEVVGWENCKVIKTFLGTDLQETKYAHPLYETKISKIVLGEHVTSDSGTGLVHTAGGFGEDDFQLVKSQKMQAFAPINNSGHFDVTIEDKDLEGVFYADANKIVGTRLTENNNLLKMKWITHSYPHDWRTKQPVIWRATAQWFVGLEKVIPQIVEQIKNVKTKPEWSQNRLKSLIEDRKEWTISRQRLWGVPIIGFYNAKQELVINSEIVNFVINILEKEGVNVWFSKPADYFLPKAYQKQNFTKETDILDVWFDSGCSNLALENRFKELKRPFDVYLEGNDQYRGWFNSSIINSVIWDGQAPYKQLITHGMTNDESGKKMSKSIGNTVDPLEIANDLGADILRLWVASTDYTDDQRIGSEILKQVGESYRKIRNTIRFILANLGDFDYQKNYQKNLEEVDLFSLHNLSEFKQKISQAYESYQFNTVYQLLNNYVNNELSAFYLDFIKDILYVEATDNLRRRQVQTVLWEQLWVLIDTIRPILAHTSEEIYQSLPAANKLASVHLLDLRSQNFIAPAKLVEKWNKLLIFRNEVNKALEIARDNKIIKKSFEAEIKIELTKEFTEIKTITDLSQILIVSEVSFESVGEPTYQGTIGKVTVSLNSGSKCERCWGIFKTLKTADLCPRCHSVIQNL; encoded by the coding sequence ATGGCAAATTACAAAGATACACTTTTAATTCAGACAACTGAATTTGAGATGAGAGCAGGTTTAAAGGATAAGGAACCTGGAATTCAAAAAAAATGAAAAGAGCAAAATATTTATAATCAAAAATTAAAACTAAACGATAAAAAACCGCTTTTTGTTTTACACGATGGTCCTCCATATGCAAACGGAAGCATTCACGTCGGCCACGCTTTAAACAAAACTCTAAAAGATTTTATTGTGCGTTGAAAAAATAGTAGTGGTTATAAGTCTCCCTATATTATGGGATGAGACACACACGGCTTACCAATTGAAACAGCTATCGCTAAAACTGGAGTTGATCGCAAAAAAGTTGCTCCAGAAGTTTTTCGAGATTTATGTCGAGACTATGCGATTGAGCAAGTTGAAAATCAAAAAAAAGGTTTTGCACGTTTAGGAATTTTTACAGACGATAGTGTTGTTTACAAAACACTAGATCATGACTTTGAGATGTCGCAACTGAAGTTATTTGCTAAACTTGTTGATAAAGGATTAGTTTATAAGGATTTAAAACCAATTTTTTGATCACCTTCAAGTGAAACTGCATTGGCTGAGGCTGAAATTGAATATAAGGATGTTAAATCTCCAAGTATGTATATTGCTGCCAAAATCACAGATACTAAAGCTTGAAATTTGGAAAATGATTTTGCTGTTGTATGGACAACAACACCGTGAACGATTCCAGCAAATCAACTAATTGCTGCAGGGCCTGAAATTGAATATGTACTAATAAAACCCGAACAAGATAATCGAAGATTTATTATTGCTAAAAATTTATTAGATTCTGTTAGTGAAGTTGTTGGTTGAGAAAATTGCAAAGTAATCAAGACTTTCCTAGGGACGGACTTGCAAGAAACTAAGTACGCTCATCCCTTATATGAGACCAAAATTTCAAAAATTGTTTTAGGAGAACACGTTACAAGTGATTCGGGAACAGGTTTGGTTCATACCGCTGGAGGTTTTGGAGAAGATGATTTCCAGCTTGTAAAGTCTCAAAAAATGCAAGCGTTTGCCCCAATTAATAATTCAGGTCACTTTGATGTCACAATTGAAGATAAAGATTTAGAGGGAGTTTTTTACGCAGACGCCAACAAAATTGTTGGAACAAGACTGACTGAAAATAATAACCTTTTAAAAATGAAATGAATTACGCACTCATATCCTCATGATTGAAGAACTAAACAACCAGTAATTTGAAGAGCGACTGCCCAATGGTTTGTTGGTCTAGAAAAAGTTATTCCTCAAATTGTTGAGCAAATCAAAAATGTAAAAACCAAACCTGAATGAAGTCAAAATCGCTTGAAGTCATTGATTGAAGATCGCAAAGAATGAACTATTTCACGACAAAGACTTTGAGGAGTACCAATTATTGGTTTTTATAATGCCAAACAAGAGTTGGTCATTAACAGCGAGATTGTTAATTTTGTAATTAATATTTTAGAGAAGGAAGGGGTTAATGTTTGGTTCTCAAAACCAGCAGATTACTTCTTACCAAAAGCTTACCAAAAGCAGAATTTTACAAAAGAAACTGATATATTGGATGTTTGATTTGATTCAGGGTGTTCTAATTTAGCACTTGAAAATCGCTTTAAGGAATTAAAACGCCCATTTGATGTCTACTTAGAAGGAAACGATCAATATCGTGGTTGATTTAACTCAAGTATAATTAACTCAGTTATTTGAGATGGACAAGCTCCATACAAGCAATTAATTACCCATGGAATGACCAATGATGAATCTGGTAAAAAAATGTCTAAGTCAATTGGTAATACAGTTGACCCTTTAGAAATCGCAAATGATTTAGGCGCTGACATTTTGCGTCTCTGGGTTGCTTCAACTGATTATACTGATGACCAAAGAATTGGGTCAGAAATTTTAAAACAAGTAGGGGAATCTTATCGAAAAATTCGTAATACAATTCGTTTTATTTTAGCAAACTTAGGTGATTTTGATTATCAAAAAAATTATCAAAAAAACCTAGAAGAAGTTGATTTGTTTAGTTTGCATAATTTATCAGAATTTAAGCAAAAAATAAGTCAGGCTTATGAAAGTTACCAGTTTAACACTGTTTATCAGTTACTAAATAATTATGTTAATAACGAATTATCTGCATTTTACTTGGATTTTATTAAAGATATTTTATATGTTGAAGCTACAGATAATTTACGTCGTCGACAAGTTCAAACAGTATTGTGAGAGCAGTTATGAGTACTTATTGACACAATTCGACCAATCTTAGCACACACAAGTGAAGAAATCTATCAAAGTTTACCTGCTGCTAATAAATTAGCTTCAGTACACTTGTTAGATTTGCGCTCTCAGAACTTTATTGCACCAGCTAAGTTGGTTGAAAAATGGAATAAATTATTGATTTTCAGAAATGAAGTAAATAAAGCCTTGGAAATTGCTCGTGATAATAAAATAATTAAAAAAAGTTTTGAAGCAGAAATTAAAATTGAATTAACAAAAGAATTTACTGAAATCAAGACCATAACTGATTTGAGTCAAATTTTAATTGTTAGTGAAGTAAGTTTTGAAAGTGTTGGTGAACCGACATATCAAGGAACGATTGGTAAAGTGACCGTTTCTCTAAATTCAGGTTCAAAATGTGAACGCTGTTGAGGAATTTTTAAAACCTTAAAAACAGCAGACTTATGTCCAAGATGCCACAGCGTCATCCAAAACCTATAA